CCTCCAGCTCCTCGTAGACCTCGTCCGGGTCGTCTGCCAGCAGCGAGCGGATCGCCGTGTTCAGCACTGCCACGATTGGAACGGCCAGCAGGCCACCGATGATGCCTGCCAACAGGATTCCCAAGGTGATGGCGAAAACCACGGCCAAAGGATGCAGTCGTACCGCGCGTCCCAAGAGGAGTGGCTGCAGTACGTGACCTTCCAGTTGCATGACTGCGACGACTATGCCGAGCGTGATCAACGCGGTGATCAGCCCCTTTGTCACCAGTGCGATGAACACTGCGACGAATCCGGTGAGGAAGGCTCCGACTATAGGGATGAACGCGCCGATGAACACCAACGATGCCAGCGGCAACGCCAATGGCACACCGAGAATGGCCAGCCCAGCTCCGATACCGACGGCGTCGGCGGCGGCGACGGCGACGGTGGCGCGAACGTAACCGATCAAAGAGCCGAAGCCCTGGCTACCGGCAAGGCGAATGCGACGCCGTGACGACATCGGGGCCAGCCTGGTGACGAAGTTCCAGATCTGATCTCCGCCGTACAGGAAGAAGATCAGTGTGAACAGCGTCAGCAACCCGCCGGTGAATACCTCACCGATGAACGTCGCGGTGGTCAATGCGCCGGACGTGACCGCAGCCTGATTGTCCTGGACGATCTTGACGGCCTCGTCGCTGGTCTGCCGGATTTGATCTTCACTTATATGAAGTGGGCCAGTGGACAACCAGGACTGGATGTCGTTGATGCTCGCGGTGAATTGATCGCCGAGTTGCGGTAGTCCCTCGATGAATTGCTCGACGACGAACGTCATGATTCCGACGACGACACCGATACTGGCAATGATGACGACGATGACTGCTGCGGATCTCGGAACTCCGCGTCTCTGCATCCAATCGACGATCGGTACCAGCATCGCCGAAGCCAGCAGCGCCAGTCCGATGGGAATGAACACTGTTTCGAGCCGGATGACGACGTAGCAAAGAGTCAGGAATCCGGCGAACAGAACCAGCAGACGCCACGTCCATTCCGCTCCGATACGCACCAACGGATGAACCGAATCCGCGGGCGATCGGGCACCGAAAGGGTCCTTTGGTGCTTCTGCCCGCAGCTCGTCTGTGCCCACCCGGTAAATTTAACCTGTGCTGGCATCTTTCCGAGCGGTCTCGCTCACACTGAAGAGTCGCTGGCCGCTCTATATGGTCTCGATGGGCCTGTCCAACCTCTTCGGCGCGGTGCTCGTATTCGGCTTCGTTCGCTATGGGCTGCCCATAGCCGAGTCGGAGTCGATCATCGCGGACCGATCACGCAATGTCTGGATCTTCAGCATCTATCTGCTGTTCGGAGGCGGGGTCAGCCTCTATTACGCGTCCCGCCTGTTGCGGACGGTCATTCGGTGGCAGCTACGGGGTGGGCCACCCACCCGTAAAGAGCAGATGACTGCGCTGCACGCGCCGTTGCGTCAAGCGATCGTGCATGCCCTCCTATGGGTCTTCGGGGGTGTTCTTTTCGTCTTCCTGACGGTCGCCGAAATGCCGTCGCTCGCCGTCGCCGTCATCGTCACAGTGGTCATGGCTGCCACCGTCACTTTCGGATTCACCTACATGCTCGGCGAACGGATCCTGCGCCCCCTCGCTGCGATGGCACTGAGCGAGGGTCGATTCGACCGGACCATGACACCCGGTATCGGCACCCGGATGGCGATGACCTGGGGGCTGGGCACCCTGATGCCCGTCATCGGCATCATCTTGCTCTGTGTGACCCAGCTGACCACCGATCTGGTGTTCTCCCCCAACTCGCTCGCGATCGCGATCATCCTGCTCAGCATCCTCGCTATCGGGCAGGCGTTCATCCTGTCGATGTTGACGGCCAGCCAGATTTCCGACCCGATCCGGCAACTGCGTCGGGCGATCGAGCGTGTCCAACGCGGCGAGAACGACGTCGAGGTCGACGTGTTCGACGGGAGCGAGATCGGCCGACTGCAAGTCGGCTTCAACCGCATGATGGAGGAGTCCGCGGAACGACGCGTCCTGCGTGAACTGTTCGGCGCACACGTCGGCGAAGACGTGGCGCGCCGTGCATTGCAGTTCGGTACCGAATTGGGAGGCGAGACTCGCTTCGTCGCGGTGCTCTTCGTGGACATGGTCGGGTCGACGGCAACGGCCTCCGAGCGTCCTCCCAGTGAGGTCGTCGTCCTCCTCAACGAATTCTTCCGCGTCGTCGTCGACGTCATCGATCAGCACAACGGATTCGTCAACAAGTTCATGGGTGATGCGGCACTCGCCATTTTCGGCGCACCCCTCGACCGACCCGACGCGCCGACCGCCGCGCTCGCTGCAGCTCGTGACCTGCGGTTCGCCCTCAACGACATCACCGGACTCGACATCGGTATCGGTGTGTCGGCAGGGCTGGCCGTCGCCGGGAACATCGGCGCAGCCGAGCGGTTCGAGTACACCGTGATCGGAGATCCCGTCAACGAAGCGTCTCGATTGACCGAACTGGCCAAGCTGAGACCGGGCCGCGTTCTCGCGTCGACGTCCGCGCTCTACTTCGCCAGCGACGAGGAACAGTCGCATTGGGAACTCGGTGATCAGGTTCAATTACGCGGCCGGCGTAGACGCACACATCTTGCGTGGCCGGTCGAGCATCCCTGACAGCGGGCGCAGTGTGGTTACCCTGTGAAGGTGGCCGAACCAAGACCGGAGTCCGTTGCCGACGGGCCACGGAAGCGGAATCGTCTCCGCTGGTTCAAATGGGTCGTCGGGATTGCCCTGCTCGCACTGCTCATCGGCGAGGGAATCTACCTCTGGCCGCGGTTGCACGAGTCATGGAAGGCCCTCACCGAGATTCATTGGGGCTGGCTCGCCGCATGTGTCTTTGCGCAAGCACTCTCACTGAGCGCGTTCGGCCGCGTCCAGAAGCAACTGCTCGAAGCCGGTGGAGTTCGCGTCCGTCAGTCCAAGTCGGTCTCGGTCATCTACGGCAGCACTGCCATGTCGTTGACGCTGCCCGCCGGACAGGTCTTCTCCACCGCGTTCACCTACCGTGAGACCCGACGGTGGGGCGCAAGTCCAGTAGTCGCCTCATGGCAGCTCGCGATCTCCGGAGTCATCGCGGCCGCGGGACTCGCAGTCCTCGGCGTCGGCGGCGCCCTCCTGGTGGGCGGATCGGTCAACACGTTCACCCTGGTACTGCCGATTGCGGGCGTCGTCCTGATCGTCCTGGGAGGGCGGTACATCTCCGCACACCCGCAGGCGATACGCAGCACAGCCCAGTGGACGTTGCGCAAGATCAACGACTTCCGTAACCGGCCCACCGATACCGGCGCCGAGCGTATCGACGAGATCATCGAACAAGTTCAATCGGTTCGACTCGGCACACGGGACGGCGTGCTCACCGTGTCGTGGTCGGCGGTTCACCGACTCGCCGACGTCGCCTGCCTCGGCTTCGCTTGCTTCGCCGTCGGCGCAGACCCCCGACTCTCCGGTCTGCTCATCGCCTTCGCCGCAGGCAAGGCCGTCGGATCCGTGCCGCTCGCGCCGGGTGGACTCGTCATCGTCGACGCCACCCTGATCGCCTTCCTCACCAGCGCGGCCAGCATCAGCGCGTCACAGGCCGTCGCAGCCGCCTTCGTCTATCGCGGTGTCAGTTTCATCCTCGTCGCGATCGTCGGCTGGATCGTTTTCCTCGTCGTGTTCCGCAACCACCAGCACGAGAACCTCGAATACGACATAGCCGTCGAACAGCGGGAAGCCGTCGAACAGCGGGAAACCGTCGAACAGCGGGAAACCAGGGGCCTGCGCGACGGGTCCCGGCTGCCTCGGGAGGCTCCGCCGCGGGCGGACAACGCCGACCCCGAGTCTGGATAACGGGCTTTTCCCTCCCGCTCGAAATCTATGACCGGCATCTCAATTCGGTATCCGGGAATAGATTCGGACCCCGGTCCGCTTGTGTACTATGCAAGTTGAACCTTCAACCCCACCGCTAGAGGAGCTCACATGACCACCGCGATCGCATTGCCAGAATTGTCCGCAGGCACCTGGAACATCGACCCTTCGCACTCCACCGTCGGCTTCTCCGTGCGCCATCTCGTCGTAAGCAAGGTCCGCGGCCGCTTCCAGGCGTTCACCGGCACCATCACCGTTGCCGCCGACGGCACTCCTTCCGTCGCCGCCGAAATCGACGTCACCTCCATCACCACCGACAACGCGCAGCGCGACGGCCACCTCAAGACTGCCGACTTCTTCGAGGTCGAGAAGTACCCGACCGCCACCTTCGTCTCGACGTCGGTACAGCCCAAGGGTTCCGACTTCGTCGTGACAGGTGACTTCACCCTGCACGGCGTCACCAAGTCGATCGACCTGGCACTCGAGTTCAACGGCGTCAACGCCGGCATGGGCAACGGTCCGGTCGCCGGCTTCGAAGCCAGCACCACCATCAACCGTCGCGACTTCGGTCTCACCATCGACATGCCTCTCGAAGGCGGCGGCGCAGTCGTCGGCGACAAGATCACCCTGACCCTCGAAATCGAAGCAGGTCTTGCTGCCTAGGTCGCCACTTTCACCGGAACGGGCCCGCGGACATGCAGTCGGCGGGCCCGTTCTCTATTGTGGGACCGGTGAGCAAGCGCAACCCGATCATCGCCGCCGTACCGGGCCGTTTCGCCCCGCTGTACGTTCCCGCAGTCATAGATCTCGTTCTGGTCCTGATCTTCTGCGCCATCGGTCGACGCAGCCACGACGAGACGGGTGCACTCGCTGGATTGGCCACGACGGCTTGGCCGTTTCTGATCGGTGCGGTCGTCGGCTGGGTCGCCACCTGGGCGCTCTACCGCGACAAGTT
This region of Rhodococcus sp. PAMC28707 genomic DNA includes:
- a CDS encoding AI-2E family transporter, whose product is MRAEAPKDPFGARSPADSVHPLVRIGAEWTWRLLVLFAGFLTLCYVVIRLETVFIPIGLALLASAMLVPIVDWMQRRGVPRSAAVIVVIIASIGVVVGIMTFVVEQFIEGLPQLGDQFTASINDIQSWLSTGPLHISEDQIRQTSDEAVKIVQDNQAAVTSGALTTATFIGEVFTGGLLTLFTLIFFLYGGDQIWNFVTRLAPMSSRRRIRLAGSQGFGSLIGYVRATVAVAAADAVGIGAGLAILGVPLALPLASLVFIGAFIPIVGAFLTGFVAVFIALVTKGLITALITLGIVVAVMQLEGHVLQPLLLGRAVRLHPLAVVFAITLGILLAGIIGGLLAVPIVAVLNTAIRSLLADDPDEVYEELEEHDPSEPLFPATEDSPHPRSRQLDPGTLEQPDD
- a CDS encoding adenylate/guanylate cyclase domain-containing protein; translated protein: MVSMGLSNLFGAVLVFGFVRYGLPIAESESIIADRSRNVWIFSIYLLFGGGVSLYYASRLLRTVIRWQLRGGPPTRKEQMTALHAPLRQAIVHALLWVFGGVLFVFLTVAEMPSLAVAVIVTVVMAATVTFGFTYMLGERILRPLAAMALSEGRFDRTMTPGIGTRMAMTWGLGTLMPVIGIILLCVTQLTTDLVFSPNSLAIAIILLSILAIGQAFILSMLTASQISDPIRQLRRAIERVQRGENDVEVDVFDGSEIGRLQVGFNRMMEESAERRVLRELFGAHVGEDVARRALQFGTELGGETRFVAVLFVDMVGSTATASERPPSEVVVLLNEFFRVVVDVIDQHNGFVNKFMGDAALAIFGAPLDRPDAPTAALAAARDLRFALNDITGLDIGIGVSAGLAVAGNIGAAERFEYTVIGDPVNEASRLTELAKLRPGRVLASTSALYFASDEEQSHWELGDQVQLRGRRRRTHLAWPVEHP
- a CDS encoding YbhN family protein; translated protein: MAEPRPESVADGPRKRNRLRWFKWVVGIALLALLIGEGIYLWPRLHESWKALTEIHWGWLAACVFAQALSLSAFGRVQKQLLEAGGVRVRQSKSVSVIYGSTAMSLTLPAGQVFSTAFTYRETRRWGASPVVASWQLAISGVIAAAGLAVLGVGGALLVGGSVNTFTLVLPIAGVVLIVLGGRYISAHPQAIRSTAQWTLRKINDFRNRPTDTGAERIDEIIEQVQSVRLGTRDGVLTVSWSAVHRLADVACLGFACFAVGADPRLSGLLIAFAAGKAVGSVPLAPGGLVIVDATLIAFLTSAASISASQAVAAAFVYRGVSFILVAIVGWIVFLVVFRNHQHENLEYDIAVEQREAVEQRETVEQRETRGLRDGSRLPREAPPRADNADPESG
- a CDS encoding YceI family protein; amino-acid sequence: MTTAIALPELSAGTWNIDPSHSTVGFSVRHLVVSKVRGRFQAFTGTITVAADGTPSVAAEIDVTSITTDNAQRDGHLKTADFFEVEKYPTATFVSTSVQPKGSDFVVTGDFTLHGVTKSIDLALEFNGVNAGMGNGPVAGFEASTTINRRDFGLTIDMPLEGGGAVVGDKITLTLEIEAGLAA